The genomic region CAGACTATTTTGAGCGTAACAAAACAGCGTATGTGGACCACTTGATGGCCGTTCGCCAAGGCAATCACTTGCGCGAGTGGCTGATTTTCTTCCTGTTTGGCGTAGTGGAAACCGCACGTGCCTCAGCATCGGTTTTTCGTGCCATCATTGATTTGAGACAACGTATTGAAAGAGACGTATTGCCGCGTTTCAGTAAGCGCCGTCAAGACAATGCCCACAAACTGATGCGTCACCTCTATGCACAACCGGTGATCGACGTAAAGTGGGCAACGGATACGCTTGGTGCATCAACCAACACGGCCTCAGCATTAATTACCGATCTGGTCTCTTTCGGGGTGCTAGTGGAGATCACTGGGCAACACCGCAATCGTTTGTTCACCTTCAGCGATTATTTGAATCTTTTCCGAGCATAACCATGCCAACAGGCTCCTTGTAAGCACTTGATGCGCCCGTTCCAAGGTTACCTGCGTGATGCTGCGAATCGTGGATTACAGGCATGACCGGCTGGGGAGGTCGGGTCATGATTCGCTCGGAACTTGAGACCAGACTCCACTGTAAACACCATCCAGACCACCGAAGAATCTCATCCATCGAGAGCTAACCTCCGACACCTTGAATAAATGACAGATCAGCAGAGAAACAATGGGCTATCAGCCTATTATTGTTAATTCAACATAACCATATACTCAGCTCATACCCTCAAAAATACCGCTTTTCCCATTGTTTAACGTCCAACAACCACGTAAAAAATCTATGAACAGTAAAGACACCTTTTATGACCATAGGTTACGCACGAGTCAGCACCCAAGACCAAAACTCTGAATTCTGGTCAAGCGGTTAAGATGGGGTTGGTGGAGCGCTTACAAATATCGGGGCTTACACGTCTTATCGATTTTAGTCGGGATATTGCCGCCGAAGTTCGTGCTCGACCGCATCACACACATGTCTTGAAAATTGGATCGCTACAAAGCGGTTCCACACGTGCGGCCGACATATTGATGATGGATGCCGTCCGACTTGGTACCAACCTGCTTCGCGCATCCTGATCCCTTATGTAATCCGTTTCTCGGAAATCTTTGCTCCTTTTTTTGACGTGTAGTAACATGCCTACATAATTCACGTTTTAGAGGTGCACCCATGACCATCACCACTGTATCAAGCCGCGAGTTCAATCAAGGTGCGAGCGAGGCAAAGCGAGCCGCAAACAATGGGCCGGTGTTCATCACTGACCGGGGCCGTCCAGCGCACGTTCTCATGAGCATCGAGCTTTATCAGAGTATT from Marinobacter sp. LV10R510-11A harbors:
- a CDS encoding type II toxin-antitoxin system Phd/YefM family antitoxin, translating into MTITTVSSREFNQGASEAKRAANNGPVFITDRGRPAHVLMSIELYQSITGGHKKIADLLAMPGIADVDFEIPRSHDLARPADFS